One window of Medicago truncatula cultivar Jemalong A17 chromosome 2, MtrunA17r5.0-ANR, whole genome shotgun sequence genomic DNA carries:
- the LOC25487128 gene encoding cytochrome P450 72A68-like isoform X1, with protein sequence MATTTTIILFTLMTLSLIWAWRILNWLWLKPKKLEKLLREQGLKGNSYRLLVGDMNDLLKMRKEATSKPMNLSDDIVPRVYSFVHQSVTKHGKNSFIWFGPTPRVNITDPDQIKDVLNKIYDFQKPNANPLVRLLANGLVSLEGEQWSKHRKIINPAFHLEKLKIMLPIFHKSCDDLISKWEKMLSSDGSCEMDVWPFLQNFASDVISRAAFGSSYEEGKRIFQLQTEQAELTTKIMMKVYIPGWRFLPTATPRRMKEIDRDIKASLTDMINNRERALKAGEATKDDLLGILLESNHKEMEEHGNNKDVGMSLDDVIEECKLFYFAGQETTSVLLVWTMVLLSRYPDWQARAREEVLQVFGNNKPDFDGLSHLKIVTMILYEVLRLYPPVIALARRVHKDVKLGNLALPAGVQVFLSIIMVHHDIELWGEDAKVFNPERFSEGVLKATNGRNSFFPFAGGPRICIGQNFSMLEAKMAIAMILQRFSFELSPSYAHAPATVITLQPQYGAHIILHKLEL encoded by the exons ATGGCTACAACTACAACAATAATTCTCTTCACCTTGATGACACTTTCTCTCATATGGGCATGGAGGATTTTGAATTGGTTATGGTTGAAGCCAAAAAAGCTAGAAAAGTTGCTAAGAGAACAAGGACTAAAAGGAAATTCATATAGGCTTTTAGTTGGAGACATGAATGATCTTCTTAAGATGAGAAAGGAAGCAACATCTAAACCTATGAATCTTTCTGATGATATTGTGCCTCGTGTGTATTCCTTTGTACATCAAAGTGTTACAAAACATG GAAAGAACTCTTTTATCTGGTTTGGACCAACACCAAGGGTGAACATAACAGATCCTGACCAAATTAAAGATGTATTAAACAAAATTTACGACTTCCAAAAGCCTAATGCGAACCCGCTTGTCAGGTTACTAGCTAATGGTCTTGTAAGTCTTGAGGGAGAACAGTGGAGCAAGCACAGAAAGATAATCAATCCTGCATTCCAtttagaaaaattgaag ATCATGTTACCAATATTCCACAAAAGTTGCGATGATCTGATTAGCAAATGGGAGAAAATGTTGTCGTCAGATGGATCATGTGAAATGGACGTATGGCCTTTCCTTCAAAATTTTGCCAGTGATGTTATTTCTCGAGCAGCGTTTGGAAGTAGTTATGAAGAGGGAAAAAGAATATTTCAACTTCAAACCGAACAAGCTGAACTTACAACTAAAATTATGATGAAAGTTTATATCCCTGGATGGAG GTTTCTACCCACTGCTACACCTAGGAGAATGAAAGAAATTGACAGAGACATAAAAGCTTCGCTTACAGATATGATTAACAACAGAGAAAGAGCACTAAAGGCAGGTGAAGCAACTAAGGATGATTTGTTAGGTATACTTTTAGAGTCAAATCACAAAGAAATGGAAGAACATGGCAACAATAAGGATGTCGGAATGAGTCTTGATGATGTGATAGAGGAATGCAAGCTATTCTACTTTGCAGGCCAAGAGACCACTTCTGTTTTGCTTGTTTGGACAATGGTGTTATTGAGTAGGTACCCCGATTGGCAAGCGCGTGCAAGGGAAGAAGTATTACAGGTCTTTGGCAACAATAAACCTGATTTTGACGGGCTAAGTCATCTTAAGATT GTCACCATGATTTTGTATGAGGTTCTTAGGTTATACCCACCAGTAATCGCACTTGCTCGAAGAGTTCACAAAGATGTTAAACTTGGAAACCTAGCATTGCCAGCCGGAGTGCAGGTTTTCTTATCGATAATTATGGTTCACCATGACATAGAACTATGGGGTGAAGATGCTAAGGTGTTCAATCCCGAGAGATTTTCTGAAGGTGTTTTAAAAGCAACCAATGGAAGAAATTCATTTTTTCCATTTGCAGGGGGTCCTAGAATTTGCATTGGACAGAACTTTTCCATGTTGGAAGCAAAGATGGCAATAGCAATGATTTTACAACGTTTCTCATTTGAACTTTCTCCAAGTTATGCCCATGCCCCGGCTACGGTAATTACGCTTCAGCCACAGTATGGTGCTCATATAATTCTACATAAACTGGAattgtaa
- the LOC25487130 gene encoding cytochrome P450 72A68-like yields the protein MATTTAIVLFILMTLSLIWAWKILNWLWLKPKKLEKFLREQGLKGNSYRLLVGDIRDLLKMRKETTSKPMNLSDDIAPRVFSYFHHSVAKYGKNSFMWFGPTPRVNISDPELIKYVLNKIYDFQKPNASPLVRLLANGLVNLEGEKWSKHRKLINPAFNIEKLKIMLPIFFKSCDDLITKWERMLSSDGSCELDVWPFLQNLASDVISRTAFGSSYEEGKRIFQLQIEQAELTKKVMIQVFIPGWRFLPTSTHRRMKEIDREIKASLTDMINKREIALKAGEATKDDLLGILLELNHKEMEEHDNNKDVGMSLDDVIEECKLFYFAGQETTSVLLVWAMMLLSRYPDWQARAREEVLQVFGNKKPDFDGLNQLKIVTMILYEVLRLYPPAIATSRSTHKDVKLGNLTLPAGVQITLPIVLVHHDSELWGEDAKVFNPERFSGGISKATNGRFSFFPFGGGPRICIGQNFSMLEAKMAMAMILKKFSFELSPSYAHAPTQVITLQPKYGVHLILRKVAT from the exons ATGGCTACAACTACAGCAATAGTTCTGTTCATTTTGATGACACTTTCACTCATATGGGCATGGAAGATTCTGAATTGGTTATGGTTGAAGCCAAAGAAGCTAGAGAAATTTCTAAGAGAACAAGGACTAAAAGGGAATTCATATAGGCTTTTAGTTGGAGACATAAGAGATCTTCTTAAGATGAGAAAGGAAACAACATCTAAACCTATGAATCTTTCTGATGATATTGCTCCTCGTGTGTTTTCCTATTTCCATCATAGTGTTGCAAAATATG GAAAGAATTCTTTTATGTGGTTTGGACCAACGCCAAGGGTGAACATCTCAGATCCTGAGCTAATTAAATATGTTCTTAACAAAATCTACGACTTCCAAAAGCCTAATGCGAGTCCGCTTGTTAGGTTACTAGCTAATGGTCTTGTAAACCTCGAGGGCGAAAAGTGGAGCAAGCACAGAAAGCTAATTAATCCGGCATTCAatatagaaaaattgaag ATCATGTTACCAATTTTCTTCAAAAGTTGTGATGATTTGATTACCAAATGGGAGAGAATGTTGTCATCAGATGGATCATGTGAATTGGATGTTTGGCCTTTCCTTCAAAATTTGGCGAGTGATGTTATTTCTAGAACAGCATTTGGAAGTAGTTATGAAGAGGGAAAAAGAATATTTCAACTTCAAATCGAGCAAGCTGAACTTACAAAGAAAGTTATGATACAAGTTTTCATCCCTGGATGGAG gttTCTACCAACCTCTACCCATAGGAGGATGAAGGAAATTGACAGAGAAATAAAAGCTTCACTTACTGATATGATTAACAAGAGAGAGATCGCACTAAAGGCGGGTGAAGCAACTAAGGATGATTTATTAGGTATACTTTTGGAGTTGAATCACAAAGAAATGGAAGAACACGACAACAATAAGGATGTCGGAATGAGTCTTGACGATGTAATAGAAGAATGCAAGCTATTCTACTTTGCAGGGCAAGAGACCACTTCTGTTTTGCTTGTTTGGGCAATGATGTTGTTGAGTAGGTATCCTGATTGGCAAGCTCGTGCAAGGGAGGAAGTATTGCAAGTCTTCGGCAATAAAAAACCAGATTTTGATGGACTAAACCAACTTAAGATT GTCACCATGATTTTGTATGAGGTTCTTAGATTATACCCACCCGCAATCGCGACTTCTCGAAGTACTCACAAAGATGTCAAACTTGGAAACCTAACATTACCAGCCGGAGTGCAAATTACCTTACCGATAGTTTTGGTTCACCATGACTCCGAACTATGGGGTGAAGATGCTAAGGTGTTCAATCCTGAGAGATTTTCTGGAGGAATTTCCAAAGCAACAAATGGgagattttcattttttccatttgGAGGGGGTCCAAGAATTTGCATTGGACAAAATTTTTCCATGTTGGAAGCAAAGATGGCAATGgcaatgattttaaaaaaattctcatttgaaCTTTCTCCATCTTATGCTCATGCTCCAACCCAAGTGATTACCCTTCAGCCTAAATATGGTGTTCATCTTATTCTACGTAAAGTGGCAACATAA